A stretch of the Deltaproteobacteria bacterium genome encodes the following:
- a CDS encoding (2Fe-2S)-binding protein, which yields MKISLTVNGLPVSWECEPHEFLTEVLRREGLIGTKRGCEQGDCGACAVLLDGVEVPSCIVLAAQADGHEVLTIEGLGSFDAPHPIQRAFVDETAIQCGYCTPGMVIATKALLDENPTPEVGDVRETLAGHVCRCTGYVKPIKAVLTAAEKMRAE from the coding sequence ATGAAGATCTCCCTGACGGTGAACGGCCTCCCGGTCTCCTGGGAGTGTGAGCCCCACGAGTTCCTCACCGAGGTGTTGCGGCGCGAGGGCCTCATCGGCACCAAGCGCGGCTGCGAGCAGGGCGACTGCGGCGCCTGCGCCGTGCTCCTCGACGGCGTCGAGGTGCCCAGCTGCATCGTGCTGGCCGCCCAGGCCGACGGTCACGAGGTGCTCACCATCGAGGGCCTGGGGAGCTTCGACGCGCCCCACCCGATCCAGCGGGCCTTCGTCGACGAGACCGCCATCCAGTGCGGCTACTGCACGCCGGGGATGGTCATCGCCACCAAGGCGCTGCTCGACGAGAACCCCACGCCCGAGGTCGGCGACGTGCGGGAGACCCTGGCCGGGCACGTCTGCCGCTGCACCGGCTACGTGAAGCCCATCAAGGCGGTGCTCACCGCCGCCGAGAAGATGAGGGCAGAGTGA